In Nicotiana tabacum cultivar K326 chromosome 19, ASM71507v2, whole genome shotgun sequence, one DNA window encodes the following:
- the LOC107802179 gene encoding uncharacterized protein LOC107802179 isoform X1, translating to MEEVVPLSCQKQHIPARKLSFNGCSKDLWAAVQDGSVADVDSSLAFLKRCGGNINARNTFGLTPLHIATWRNHVPIVKRLLAAGADPDARDGESGWSSLHRALHFGHLAIASILLQSGASITLEDTKSRAPIDLLSGPVLQGFEKKNSAATEVFSWGSGVNYQLGTGNAHIQKLPGKVDSLHGSVIKLVSAAKFHSAAVTARGELYTWGFGRGGRLGHPDFDIHSGQAAVITPRQVISGLGARRVKAVAAAKHHTVIATEAGEVFTWGSNREGQLGYTSVDTQPTPRRVSSLRSKVVAVAAANKHTSVVSDLGEVFTWGCNKEGQLGYGTSNSASNYAPRIVEYLKGKVFVGVSAAKYHTVVLGSDGEVFTWGHRLVTPKRVVIGRNLKKMSNIPLKFHRKERLHVVAIAAGTTHSMALTEDGTLFYWVSSDPDLRCQQLYSLCGTNIVCISAGKYWTAAVTVTGDVYMWDGKKGKEKPPALTRLHGVKKATSISVGETHLLIISSLYHPGYPPNILKNGSMLKPKMKSDTDELDEGFMFDEVESEEVLFISEKDTVKNKTAPALKSLCETVAAEHLVEPRNAIQLLEISDSLGAEDLRKYCEDIAIRNLDYIFTVSGHAVANTSLDVLVMLEKVWDMKSSEPWSYRRLPTPTAPFPAIVDSEEDNDDIESLRTRDHCTNRPMWRQERDQRLDNFLQSDEVKDGVLKQVRVLRKKLQQIEMLEDKQFKGQTLDDQQIAKLQTRSELEKSLAELGVPVETLQSTVSSSVLADGKGSKKVDVPKKQRRKSKQKAVPVEVASSKCESAESSPRMGALGVQIPEVQYEDDHKGLEGAAANQDAKDSPIVIKRDLGNSLNSKGSSAVASKKKNRKGGLSMFLSGALDDVPKAVVPPPVVQKSEGPAWGGAKVTKTSASLREIQDEQSKVIDTKPLKPRDLVEDPSGDSSGGKLRLSSFLQSNPIPMSRTAPVSDVEKNTPPWAASGTPPLLRPSLRDIQLQQVKQPLALSHSPKTRTTGFSVMTGQGSPSESSCPSRWFKPEVETPSSIRSIQIEERAIKDLKRFYSNVRVVKNQS from the exons ATGGAGGAAGTAGTTCCATTATCATGTCAGAAGCAGCACATCCCTGCTAGGAAACTTTCATTCAATGGATGCTCCAAAGATCTCTGGGCTGCTGTACAAGACGGGTCTGTAGCTGATGTTGATTCGTCTTTGGCATTCCTTAAGAGGTGTGGAGGAAATATCAATGCGAGGAATACCTTTGGCCTTACCCCTCTCCATATCGCAACCTGGAGAAATCATGTCCCAATAGTTAAGAGGCTACTTGCTGCTGGTGCAGACCCTGATGCTAGG GATGGGGAATCAGGATGGAGTAGCCTTCATCGCGCCCTGCATTTTGGTCATCTTGCTATTGCTAGCATCCTTCTACAGTCTGGTGCTTCTATCACTTTGGAAGACACCAAATCTAGAGCTCCCATTGATTTGTTGTCAGGACCCGTTTTACAGGGctttgaaaagaaaaattcag ctgCTACAGAGGTTTTCAGTTGGGGAAGTGGTGTGAATTATCAACTAGGGACTGGAAATGCACACATTCAAAAGTTACCCGGTAAAGTTGATTCTCTTCATGGGTCAGTCATCAAGTTGGTTTCTGCAGCAAAATTTCATAGTGCAGCCGTCACTGCCCGTGGAGAACTCTATACTTGGGGTTTTGGACGAGGTGGCCGTCTTGGGCACCCAGACTTTGATATACATAG CGGCCAAGCTGCGGTAATAACTCCACGACAAGTGATCTCTGGTTTAGGGGCACGTCGAGTAAaagctgttgctgctgctaaaCATCACACTGTTATTGCAACAGAGGCTGGAGAAGTTTTCACTTGGGGTTCCAACAGAG AGGGTCAACTTGGGTATACTTCAGTAGATACTCAACCCACACCTCGTAGAGTGAGTTCACTGAGGTCAAAAGTAGTTGCTGTTGCTGCAGCAAACAAGCACACTTCTGTAGTTTCTGACTTGGGTGAGGTTTTCACCTGGGGATGCAATAAGGAGGGTCAGCTAGGCTACGGAACATCTAACTCGGCTTCTAACTATGCTCCAAGGATTGTTGAGTATTTGAAGGGAAAGGTTTTTGTTGGAGTTTCTGCAGCTAAGTATCACACGGTTGTTCTTGGATCTGATGGAGAGGTTTTCACTTGGGGTCACCGGCTTGTTACTCCAAAGAGAGTTGTGATTGGCCGGAATCTAAAAAAGATGAGCAACATCCCGTTGAAGTTTCACCGTAAGGAACGTCTTCATGTGGTTGCAATAGCTGCCGGGACTACACATAGTATGGCTCTTACAGAGGATGGCACGTTATTTTATTGGGTGTCATCTGATCCTGATCTGCGCTGTCAACAG TTATATTCACTATGTGGTACAAATATAGTGTGCATCTCTGCTGGGAAATATTGGACAGCTGCGGTTACTGTGACAGGTGATGTGTATATGTGGGATGGGAAGAAAGGGAAGGAGAAACCACCTGCTTTAACTCGGTTACATGGGGTTAAAAAGGCAACTTCAATTTCCGTTGGGGAGACCCATTTGTTGATCATTAGTTCTCTATATCATCCTGGTTACCCACCCAATATTTTGAAGAATGGTTCTATGCTCAAGCCGAAGATGAAAAGTGATACAGATGAACTCGATGAGGGTTTTATGTTTGATGAGGTTGAGTCAGAGGAAGTACTGTTTATCTCAGAAAAAGACACAGTCAAAAATAAGACTGCACCAGCCTTAAAGAGCCTTTGTGAGACGGTGGCTGCAGAGCATTTGGTGGAGCCACGGAATGCTATTCAACTGCTGGAAATTTCGGATTCACTAGGGGCAGAAGATCTAAGAAAATACTGCGAG GATATTGCAATCCGCAATCTTGATTACATATTTACAGTCTCAGGCCATGCAGTTGCAAATACTTCACTTGACGTATTGGTTATGCTCGAGAAAGTGTGGGATATGAAGTCATCTGAACCCTGGAGTTATCGTCGGCTTCCAACTCCTACTGCCCCCTTCCCTGCCATAGTAGATAGTGAAGAAGATAATGATGATATTGAGTCTCTTAGGACGCGTGACCATTGTACAAACAGGCCAATGTGGAGACAAGAGAGAGACCAGAGATTAGATAACTTTCTACAGTCTGATGAAGTGAAAGACGGGGTTTTGAAACAGGTACGAGTTTTGAGGAAAAAGTTGCAGCAGATTGAGATGCTTGAAGATAAGCAATTCAAGGGGCAGACTCTTGATGACCAGCAAATCGCTAAGCTTCAGACAAGGTCAGAATTGGAGAAGTCACTTGCTGAGCTTGGTGTCCCAGTAGAAACGCTCCAATCAACAGTATCATCCTCTGTTCTTGCTGATGGAAAAGGGAGTAAAAAAGTGGACGTACCTAAGAAGCAAAGGAGAAAGAGCAAACAAAAGGCTGTACCAGTGGAGGTGGCGTCCAGTAAATGTGAAAGTGCAGAATCCAGTCCCAGAATGGGTGCCTTGGGTGTTCAAATTCCTGAAGTCCAGTACGAG GATGACCACAAAGGTTTGGAAGGAGCTGCAGCCAATCAAGATGCAAAAGATTCTCCCATTGTCATCAAGAGAGACCTTGGAAACAGCCTGAATAGTAAAGGTTCGTCAGCTGTAgcatcaaagaagaaaaataggaaagGTGGACTTTCCATGTTTCTAAGTGGTGCTCTTGATGATGTTCCCAAAGCTGTAGTTCCACCACCAGTTGTGCAAAAAAGTGAAGGCCCTGCTTGGGGTGGTGCTAAGGTTACGAAAACCTCTGCATCCCTTCGAGAAATACAGGATGAGCAAAGCAAAGTAATAGATACAAAGCCCTTGAAGCCCAGGGACCTGGTAGAAGATCCCTCTGGTGATAGTAGTGGTGGTAAATTACGGTTGAGTTCATTTTTACAGTCGAATCCGATACCCATGTCACGTACAGCACCTGTCTCTGATGTGGAAAAGAACACCCCTCCTTGGGCTGCCTCCGGTACGCCTCCTCTTTTACGTCCATCTCTCAGGGACATCCAACTGCAGCAG GTAAAGCAACCGTTGGCCCTCTCTCATAGCCCAAAGACGAGAACTACTGGCTTCTCAGTGATGACGGGTCAAGGCTCACCATCAGAATCTAGTTGTCCGAGTCGCTGGTTCAAACCAGAAGTTGAAACACCTTCATCTATCCGTTCAATACAGATAGAGGAGAGGGCTATCAAGGACCTAAAACGGTTTTATAGCAATGTTAGGGTAGTTAAAAACCAGTCCTAA
- the LOC107802179 gene encoding uncharacterized protein LOC107802179 isoform X2: MQNFIADGESGWSSLHRALHFGHLAIASILLQSGASITLEDTKSRAPIDLLSGPVLQGFEKKNSAATEVFSWGSGVNYQLGTGNAHIQKLPGKVDSLHGSVIKLVSAAKFHSAAVTARGELYTWGFGRGGRLGHPDFDIHSGQAAVITPRQVISGLGARRVKAVAAAKHHTVIATEAGEVFTWGSNREGQLGYTSVDTQPTPRRVSSLRSKVVAVAAANKHTSVVSDLGEVFTWGCNKEGQLGYGTSNSASNYAPRIVEYLKGKVFVGVSAAKYHTVVLGSDGEVFTWGHRLVTPKRVVIGRNLKKMSNIPLKFHRKERLHVVAIAAGTTHSMALTEDGTLFYWVSSDPDLRCQQLYSLCGTNIVCISAGKYWTAAVTVTGDVYMWDGKKGKEKPPALTRLHGVKKATSISVGETHLLIISSLYHPGYPPNILKNGSMLKPKMKSDTDELDEGFMFDEVESEEVLFISEKDTVKNKTAPALKSLCETVAAEHLVEPRNAIQLLEISDSLGAEDLRKYCEDIAIRNLDYIFTVSGHAVANTSLDVLVMLEKVWDMKSSEPWSYRRLPTPTAPFPAIVDSEEDNDDIESLRTRDHCTNRPMWRQERDQRLDNFLQSDEVKDGVLKQVRVLRKKLQQIEMLEDKQFKGQTLDDQQIAKLQTRSELEKSLAELGVPVETLQSTVSSSVLADGKGSKKVDVPKKQRRKSKQKAVPVEVASSKCESAESSPRMGALGVQIPEVQYEDDHKGLEGAAANQDAKDSPIVIKRDLGNSLNSKGSSAVASKKKNRKGGLSMFLSGALDDVPKAVVPPPVVQKSEGPAWGGAKVTKTSASLREIQDEQSKVIDTKPLKPRDLVEDPSGDSSGGKLRLSSFLQSNPIPMSRTAPVSDVEKNTPPWAASGTPPLLRPSLRDIQLQQVKQPLALSHSPKTRTTGFSVMTGQGSPSESSCPSRWFKPEVETPSSIRSIQIEERAIKDLKRFYSNVRVVKNQS, from the exons ATGCAGAATTTCATAGCG GATGGGGAATCAGGATGGAGTAGCCTTCATCGCGCCCTGCATTTTGGTCATCTTGCTATTGCTAGCATCCTTCTACAGTCTGGTGCTTCTATCACTTTGGAAGACACCAAATCTAGAGCTCCCATTGATTTGTTGTCAGGACCCGTTTTACAGGGctttgaaaagaaaaattcag ctgCTACAGAGGTTTTCAGTTGGGGAAGTGGTGTGAATTATCAACTAGGGACTGGAAATGCACACATTCAAAAGTTACCCGGTAAAGTTGATTCTCTTCATGGGTCAGTCATCAAGTTGGTTTCTGCAGCAAAATTTCATAGTGCAGCCGTCACTGCCCGTGGAGAACTCTATACTTGGGGTTTTGGACGAGGTGGCCGTCTTGGGCACCCAGACTTTGATATACATAG CGGCCAAGCTGCGGTAATAACTCCACGACAAGTGATCTCTGGTTTAGGGGCACGTCGAGTAAaagctgttgctgctgctaaaCATCACACTGTTATTGCAACAGAGGCTGGAGAAGTTTTCACTTGGGGTTCCAACAGAG AGGGTCAACTTGGGTATACTTCAGTAGATACTCAACCCACACCTCGTAGAGTGAGTTCACTGAGGTCAAAAGTAGTTGCTGTTGCTGCAGCAAACAAGCACACTTCTGTAGTTTCTGACTTGGGTGAGGTTTTCACCTGGGGATGCAATAAGGAGGGTCAGCTAGGCTACGGAACATCTAACTCGGCTTCTAACTATGCTCCAAGGATTGTTGAGTATTTGAAGGGAAAGGTTTTTGTTGGAGTTTCTGCAGCTAAGTATCACACGGTTGTTCTTGGATCTGATGGAGAGGTTTTCACTTGGGGTCACCGGCTTGTTACTCCAAAGAGAGTTGTGATTGGCCGGAATCTAAAAAAGATGAGCAACATCCCGTTGAAGTTTCACCGTAAGGAACGTCTTCATGTGGTTGCAATAGCTGCCGGGACTACACATAGTATGGCTCTTACAGAGGATGGCACGTTATTTTATTGGGTGTCATCTGATCCTGATCTGCGCTGTCAACAG TTATATTCACTATGTGGTACAAATATAGTGTGCATCTCTGCTGGGAAATATTGGACAGCTGCGGTTACTGTGACAGGTGATGTGTATATGTGGGATGGGAAGAAAGGGAAGGAGAAACCACCTGCTTTAACTCGGTTACATGGGGTTAAAAAGGCAACTTCAATTTCCGTTGGGGAGACCCATTTGTTGATCATTAGTTCTCTATATCATCCTGGTTACCCACCCAATATTTTGAAGAATGGTTCTATGCTCAAGCCGAAGATGAAAAGTGATACAGATGAACTCGATGAGGGTTTTATGTTTGATGAGGTTGAGTCAGAGGAAGTACTGTTTATCTCAGAAAAAGACACAGTCAAAAATAAGACTGCACCAGCCTTAAAGAGCCTTTGTGAGACGGTGGCTGCAGAGCATTTGGTGGAGCCACGGAATGCTATTCAACTGCTGGAAATTTCGGATTCACTAGGGGCAGAAGATCTAAGAAAATACTGCGAG GATATTGCAATCCGCAATCTTGATTACATATTTACAGTCTCAGGCCATGCAGTTGCAAATACTTCACTTGACGTATTGGTTATGCTCGAGAAAGTGTGGGATATGAAGTCATCTGAACCCTGGAGTTATCGTCGGCTTCCAACTCCTACTGCCCCCTTCCCTGCCATAGTAGATAGTGAAGAAGATAATGATGATATTGAGTCTCTTAGGACGCGTGACCATTGTACAAACAGGCCAATGTGGAGACAAGAGAGAGACCAGAGATTAGATAACTTTCTACAGTCTGATGAAGTGAAAGACGGGGTTTTGAAACAGGTACGAGTTTTGAGGAAAAAGTTGCAGCAGATTGAGATGCTTGAAGATAAGCAATTCAAGGGGCAGACTCTTGATGACCAGCAAATCGCTAAGCTTCAGACAAGGTCAGAATTGGAGAAGTCACTTGCTGAGCTTGGTGTCCCAGTAGAAACGCTCCAATCAACAGTATCATCCTCTGTTCTTGCTGATGGAAAAGGGAGTAAAAAAGTGGACGTACCTAAGAAGCAAAGGAGAAAGAGCAAACAAAAGGCTGTACCAGTGGAGGTGGCGTCCAGTAAATGTGAAAGTGCAGAATCCAGTCCCAGAATGGGTGCCTTGGGTGTTCAAATTCCTGAAGTCCAGTACGAG GATGACCACAAAGGTTTGGAAGGAGCTGCAGCCAATCAAGATGCAAAAGATTCTCCCATTGTCATCAAGAGAGACCTTGGAAACAGCCTGAATAGTAAAGGTTCGTCAGCTGTAgcatcaaagaagaaaaataggaaagGTGGACTTTCCATGTTTCTAAGTGGTGCTCTTGATGATGTTCCCAAAGCTGTAGTTCCACCACCAGTTGTGCAAAAAAGTGAAGGCCCTGCTTGGGGTGGTGCTAAGGTTACGAAAACCTCTGCATCCCTTCGAGAAATACAGGATGAGCAAAGCAAAGTAATAGATACAAAGCCCTTGAAGCCCAGGGACCTGGTAGAAGATCCCTCTGGTGATAGTAGTGGTGGTAAATTACGGTTGAGTTCATTTTTACAGTCGAATCCGATACCCATGTCACGTACAGCACCTGTCTCTGATGTGGAAAAGAACACCCCTCCTTGGGCTGCCTCCGGTACGCCTCCTCTTTTACGTCCATCTCTCAGGGACATCCAACTGCAGCAG GTAAAGCAACCGTTGGCCCTCTCTCATAGCCCAAAGACGAGAACTACTGGCTTCTCAGTGATGACGGGTCAAGGCTCACCATCAGAATCTAGTTGTCCGAGTCGCTGGTTCAAACCAGAAGTTGAAACACCTTCATCTATCCGTTCAATACAGATAGAGGAGAGGGCTATCAAGGACCTAAAACGGTTTTATAGCAATGTTAGGGTAGTTAAAAACCAGTCCTAA
- the LOC107802131 gene encoding protein FAR1-RELATED SEQUENCE 5-like — protein sequence MVVFGAALLYEETAEAFEWLCTVFFRAMSANMPQTFITDQDPAIYLAVSLVMPQTYYRLCIWHLEQNAFKHLNHIFRAHKSFPSDFSKLLYYYEYEDDFLNAWEEMLEKYDLKDNSWLKNTFAIREKWSMTYGRNVFSASMRSTQLSESFNGSLRGYLKSDLDIVQFFKHFQRAIDDKCANESKSNFDITQRISVLKVKLPLLIHAREIYNVTIFDLFEKKWERSLLVSINGFHDEGEFCKYNVSTHGSRREHVVVVKCSTKVVSCSCKLFEFSGVLCGHALKILDTLNIKDKIPDHYILKRWTKDVTNLVAMEIKVFSEGGDSKVEVSIRYRHLGQTLVQIASEASESKEGYELLAKYSNEIIAKLKEVKIKNESHESPPVPSKVLHDETIFVDSANVTKVIGLKKKQSTRRSNTRPKSFVEKTRKTKNKIQSPVSPPLQTVQHVSHLADLQAPCPPLSNATTNTG from the exons ATGGTTGTATTTGGTGCTGCCCTTTTATACGAAGAAACAGCTGAAGCATTTGAATGGCTTTGTACTGTATTTTTTAGAGCTATGTCTGCAAATATGCCACAAACATTCATCACAGATCAAGATCCTGCAATATATTTAGCAGTCTCATTAGTGATGCCACAAACATATTATCGTCTATGTATATGGCACTTGGAACAAAATGCATTTAAACATCTTAACCATATCTTTAGAGCTCATAAATCATTTCCGAGTGATTTTAGCAAATTGCTTTATTATTACGAGTATGAAGATGATTTTCTAAATGCATGGGAGGAAATGCTTGAGAAGTACGACCTTAAGGATAATAGTTGGTTGAAAAACACTTTTGCTATAAGGGAAAAGTGGTCCATGACATATGGTAGAAATGTATTTTCAGCAAGTATGCGAAGTACACAATTGAGTGAAAGTTTTAATGGATCACTAAGGGGCTACTTGAAATCCGATTTAGATATTGTACAGTTCTTTAAGCATTTTCAAAGAGCTATTGATGATAAGTGTGCTAATGAAAGTAAGTCAAATTTTGATATTACCCAACGAATATCTGTCTTGAAGGTTAAGCTTCCTTTATTGATCCATGCGAGAGAAATATATAATGTAACCATATTTGATTTGTTCGAAAAGAAGTGGGAAAGGTCATTACTTGTCTCTATAAATGGCTTTCATGATGAAGGAGAATTTTGTAAATACAATGTTAGCACGCATGGAAGTCGCAGAGAACATGTAGTAGTAGTGAAGTGCTCAACAAAGGTAGTCTCTTGCAGTTGTAAATTGTTCGAATTTTCGGGTGTACTATGTGGACATGCTCTAAAGATTCTGGACACATTAAATATCAAAGATAAGATTCCTGACCATTATATATTAAAAAGGTGGACAAAAGATGTTACCAACTTGGTTGCAATGGAGATTAAAGTGTTTAGTGAGGGAGGtgattcaaaagttgaagttagTATAAGGTATAGACATTTAGGCCAAACTCTTGTCCAAATTGCAAGTGAAGCTTCAGAATCCAAAGAAGGATATGAGTTGCTTGCAAAGTATTCCAACGAGATAATTGCAAAGTTGAaggaagtaaaaataaaaaatgaatctCATGAAAGTCCACCAGTTCCAAGCAAAGTTCTCCATGATGAGACAATATTTGTTGATAGTGCAAATGTCACAAAGGTGATAGGGTTAAAGAAGAAGCAATCAACTCGTCGCTCCAATACTCGACCAAAGAGTTTTGTGGAAAAGACCAGGAAGACGAAGAATAAGATTCAATCGCCAGTATCTCCTCCATTGCAAACTGTCCAACATGTAAGTCACCTTGCAGACCTCCAAGCACCATGTCCGCCATTGTCTAATGCCACAACGAATACG GGATAA